The window tataccggtattacctctctggacgtgtatgtgtataccggtattacctctctgggcgtgtatgtgtataccggtgttacctctctggacgtgtatgtatataccggtattacctctctgggcgtgtatctttataccggtattacctctctgggcgtgtatgtgtataccggtattacctctctgggcgtgtatgtgtataccggtattacctctctgggcgtgtatgtgtataccggtattatctctctgggcgtgtctgtgtataccggtattacctctctgggcgtgtatgtgtataccggtattacctctctgggcgtgtatgtatatataccggtattacctctctgggcgtgtatgtatataccggtattacctctctgggcgtgtatgtgtataccggtattacctctctgggtgtgtatgtatatataccggtattacctctctgggcatgtatgtgtatgccggtattacctctctgggcgtgtatgtgtataccggtattacctttctgggcgtgtatgtgtataccggtattacctctctggacgtgtatgtgtataccggtattacctctctgggcgtgtatgtgtataccggtgttacctctctggacgtgtatgtatataccggtattacctctctgggcgtgtatgtgtataccggtattacctctctggacgtgtatgtgtataccggtattacctctctggacgtgtatgtgtataccggtattacctctctgggcgtgtatgtatatataccggtattacctctctggacgtgtatgtgtataccagtattacctctctgggcgtgtatgtgtataccggtattacctctctgggcgtgtatgtgtataccggtattacctctctgggtgtgtatgtgtataccggtattacttctctgggtgtgtatgtgtataccggtattacttttctgtgtgtgtatgtgtataccggtattacctttctggacgtgtatgtgtataccggtattacctatgtggacgtgtatgtgtataccggtattacctctctgtgcgtgtatgtgtataccggtattacctctctggacgtgtatgtgtataccggtattacctctctggacatgtatatgtataccgatattacctctctgggcgtgtatgtgtataccggtattacctctctgggcgtgtgtgtataccggtattacctctctaggcgtgtgtgtataccggtattacctctctggacatagtgaccccggcttggggggggggggcagtggaattTCCCTgagcggggagagagcagggctgctgctagggtaCTGGgcagattcctccatcctgattggttgctgctgggtaatgcagccaatcaggagaagatGTTTGGAGCCAGGGGGTCgggtcaaggagaggaggaaacagcatggactggagatttgtgtgtgcgtgcgtgccacacctttcaccattgtgtgcagtatttttggaaaagccgCCTAGCAACCCTACCTCGCCTTACACATCATACTCAAACTTTTACTCATCGCTCCACACGCATCCCCCTTCTCCTTTTTACACCACATACCTTCCCTCACCCCACAAATGCACTAGCCTCCCTCCCTACACACagctattacacacacacacacacacacacacacacacacacacacacacacacacaactatcacCTGCATGAGCGGTTTCCTGGTACCTCGCCAACCGTGTCTCCTTGTCTGGGAGAAAGGGAAACGCATCAGTTATAGAACAAAGCTTGACCGCTTGGGTCGGATCGCGGATGAAACCTCTGCGTTGTCACAATGTCCGCAATAAATACAGTTTGGGCCGTTTTCTTTTCCGTGTGTTCAGGGAAATTTTGGGGAGGTTTACAGCGGACGTCTCGTATACGACAACACCCCAGTGGCAGTGAAAACCTGCAGGGACTGCCTGCCCCCCGAAATCAAGAAGAAATTCCTGATGGAAGCCAGGTCAGCCACAGCCCCCCCACCTTACAACCCAttcctgggtggggggggggggagacatcttTGTGGGGGGTGTCCATCATAATCACATCCCAACCAGGCCCGATTTGAGGAATAATGAATGAAATAGGAAGCACACGTGTTTGCCTTTATCTTATATGTGACTGTGTGATTAActggcttcccctacagcagggggcgctcaactctagtcctcaaaaccccccaacaggtcaggttttaaggatataccagcttccgcacaggtggctcaatcagtggctcactgatagagccacctatgctgaagcagggactgattgagccacccgtgccaTCTATGacggcagcgccggaagtcagctgggctaagcttccggcgtgagagggaggcccggcgcgcgcgTGTCAGCGTGGGACACACAGTTGCCTGCAGCTGGAGGAGGTGTCAGAAGCCTggtggtggggccaaggagaggaggaaacagcatggaggtgtgaggtgtgaggtgtgtgtgtgtgtgtgtgtgtgtgtgtgtgtgtgtgtgtgtgtgtgtgtgtgtgtgtgtgtgtgtgtgtgtgtgtgtgtgtgtgtgtgtgtgtgtgtgtgtgtgtgtgtgtgtgtgtgtgtgtgtgtgtcaagtgcatcacacctttcaccattgtgcccagtattttgGAGAAGCTGCCTGGGGATAACAAGGACTTTGCAGTAGGTTTTCCCGGACTATCTGTGTGCTTTCTGTAGGATTCTGCGGCAGTATGACCACCCTAACATAGTGACGCTGATTGGGGTCTGCGCTTCGAAACAGCCAATCTACATAATCATGGAGCTGGTGCCGGGTAAATAAGATCCCACACACGGCAGAAGTAGAGGGCGGGGGGCATTTTAACACCGTTAAAGGGGATGAGACCCTAACTAGGTCCCGAACCAAAGCGCCTTGTAATGTCCACATGTAACCTGGTCACAGAGGGATGGTAAAGATGAATGTATTCTAGAAACCGCATCAATATTGTACAGATTGCTCCTAAAACATGGGCCAGAATGGCGTTTCCTCAATGTTTAGCACATTGATATCAGGCACAAGTGCCACTATTTCCGTGAGACCGCTGTATACCACACATTACATTATACTATATCACATGCAGGAGTTCTTGCACTTTCCAGGGTCACAGCTCAGCCTTTTGGGCCGAAATTCTATAGTTGCTATCACAGCACGGAAGATGCTTTTTAATTTCAGTGTTAAACCAGTGTAGCTAGCCCCCTGCGACTGTGGCCTTAAAGCaggggatgggcaactccagtcctcaagggccaccaacaggccagattttcaggatatccctgcttcagcacaggtggctgaatcagtggctcagacgaagactgagccactgattgagccacctgtgctgaagcagggatgtccttaaaacctgacctgtttgtggcccttttCTCGCACGCTGGACTCCATCAGATACTCTGCTGGCTACTTGGCTACGTATAAGgtctctaaagcaggggtggccaactccagtcctcaagggccaccaacaggtcaggtattagggatatccctgcttcagcacaggtagctcaatcagccccagcttcaacaaaggtggctcaatcagtcccagcttcagcacagatggctcaagccactgattgagccacctgtgctgaagcatggatatccataAACCCTgatctgctggtggcccttgaggaccggagttggccagtcaacgactgagccactgcttgagccacctgtgctgaagcagggatatccggaaaacctgacctgctggtggcccttgaggacttgagttgaccACCCTCTGCCTTAAACCAAAGCCCGCGTGTCCCCACCCCCCTGCAGTGACACCGAGGGTGCTAGCGTTGGAACGGACCCCCTTATCCCCTTGCCTTTTGTTGTAGGAGGCGACTTCTTGTCCTTCCTGCGCAGGGAGGGGCGCCGCCTCTGGGTGAAGGACCTGCTGAGATTCGCACTGCACGCGGCTGCAGGAATGGCTTACCTGGAAAGCAAACACTGTATCCACAGGTAAGTCCGCGTCCAAGACTTCGgcggccatatttacaaagctgtGCTAAGCCATCAGACCGTGCAGCCCTGACACCTTATCGCCCACTAACCTGAATAGGCTGCAAGTTTCGTTCTGCGTTGTAAAGATGGCCGACTCATAAAACCCAGTCATTCACGGCACAACTTATCCCTTCTCCAGTCAGGGGACAGCCCGTATTCTCTCCGTGTATCCATTGAAGGCTAACCTGGAGACTTATTGCaattaaatgtaatttatttattttattcatatatttttttctctaacCTTCTCCGGCAGCGGCATCTCCCCCCTGCAGGGTCCCGTCCACATGGctccgccacgttgccatgaccacGCAATGCCATTTGACGTCGCGGATCCATGTGGACGGGACACCGCAGGGGAGATGCTGCCGCTCCAGAGATTTCtcaggtaaacccgtagcccggagatatgTGGCCGAAACCCGTCATCTCTGGGTcaaacccagagtggtggcaaACCCTGATCTGTAATAGGCCATCTCCTCTTTCTCGTTCTGGCTAGGGATCTGGCAGCGCGGAATATCCTGGTGGGAGAAGGGAACGTGTTGAAGATAAGCGACTTTGGTCTTTCCCGGCAGGAAGAGGACGGGGTTTACTCTTCCACTGGGGGCATAAAGCACGTACCAATCAAGTGGACTGCACTGGAAGCGTTGAAATACGGTCAGCATTTGCATGGTACACTATCGGCTATGTTTTGTGATCACGGGTAGATGAAATGGACCATTTCCTTCCTGGTGCAGACGTTCGTCTTCTTGGCTTCCTCCCACCCATCGCTTCTTCTCTGTCCATCACTTCTAAACTTTCCCCGATGTGTGTTTACCAGGGCGATACTCAACAGAAAGTGACGTGTGGAGCTACGGGatcctgctctgggaaatctttACGTTTGGGGCCACCCCCTACACTGGGATGTCCAACCAGCAGGCACTGACCCAGGTGACACGAGGCAAGTGTCCTTACTCTAAGCCAATAACGTGCACAGTGTACAAATGTTGGGTGGTAACGATGCAGTCATTAGCGGATGGATTTTGCGGTCACCGAGGTTGCAGGTGAAACATGTGAGATGTTTCTGACAATGTTATGGACCATTATTGTATCTACTTGCTTCAAAATCTTACACAAATCTAAAACCTATCTTCAGTACTTCCCACCACTGTATACTTCATTTGTCTGTATCCCGGGCTGCTGGAAGACTGTTCTATGCATCCACTACCTTAAGAACACAACTGATTCAATCAAggttctccctctctcctctctcccactcactttcctctctcccactcactttcctctctcccactcactttcctctctcccactcactttcctctctcccacccactctcttaTCCTTTAATGCACATTACATAAGacaggtactgtatataacgGGCAGGTCGTGGGTTACGCACAATCCAACGGGGAATTTAATCTGGCTCATGATGCtggggaggaaacctctgggtTTCACAATGTGTCACTGACTCGCCCAGCAGTGCAGGGGTAGTGGGTACAGCTGTACACgttttggggaggggagagagtagtACAGCAGTAGTAGTAATAGTAGTAGTAGAAGAAGAGTAGTAGATTTGTTGTAGAGTAGTAGTAGAAGAagaagtagtagtagtagtagtaatagAGGGAGAAGAGTAGTAATAGGAGAAGAGTAGTAGATTTGTTGCAGAGTAGTAGTAGGAGAAGAATAGTAGTCGtagagtagtagtagtagtagtagtagtagtaatagAGGGAGAAGAGTAGTAATAGGAGaagagtagtagtagtagtagtagtagtagtagaaaGAGTACAGTAGTAGTAATAGTCGTAGTAGGAGGAGAAGAGTATTAGTAGTAGTATTAGTGGTAGCAGTAGGAAAAGAAGAGTAGTAGTAGGAGGAGAAGAGTAGTAGTAGGAGGAGaagagtagtagtagtagtagtagtagtagtagaagAAGAAGAGTAATGGTAGTAGAAGTAGTAGGAGAAAAAGAGTAGTGGTAGTAGAAGAGTAGTAGTAGGAGCAGAAGATTAGTGGTAGTAGACGTAGTAGTAGAAGaagagtagtagtagtagtaggagAAGAAGAGTAGTAGAAGAGgaatagtagtagtagtagtagaagagtagtagtagtagtaggagAAGGAGTAGTAGTAGTAGCAGCAGAGTAGTAGTAGGAGAAGAAGAGTAGTAATAGGTGTGACAGCAGTGGTGTATAcatctaaggcctcgttcagggtgcaggcttcggagggagggcgtgctgccgtgcgtgctgccgtgggacacaaagtattcaaattgaatactggttgtcagggtagcagctgccctgtctccgaagccaggagttgacgctggctacagtttcaataaacgaaaaaatcgttttttgaagctgcagcagcgtcactgggacctcggcagccaatgaaatcattcttgagaatgatttcaagactgcaacttggatccctaacctcaggtctgtagccccgacccctccccgccccctgaaaacgtctgctggggatgaacacacatcgcccagcagactgccgccctccctccaactcctgtctctggcaccctgttcgggagggcggcagtctgctgggcgatgtgtgttcatccccagcagactttttcaggagttggggagggggcggggctacaggcgTAGttttagggatccaagttgcagtcttgaaatcattctcaagaatgatttcattggctgccgaggtcccagtgacgctgctgcagcttcaaaaaacgatttttatgtttattgaaactgtagccagcgtcatctccgggcttcggagacagggcagctgctaccctgacaaccacagttcactttaaatacattgtatcccacggccacacgcacgtcagcacgccctccctccgaagcctgcaccctgaacgaggcctcaaCCACACAACCATGGAGACCTGTGATCCCACCTGAAATGCCTGGGAAATATGCTGATTCAGATACAATCTACCTTATTTCCCAGGAATCTCAGGGGGTGAGTGGCCTCTCTCCCGAGCTGCATAGACGAGTGTTTTCACAAGTAATGAAGTCTCTTGtgagtttttttgtgtgtgtgaattgTCCAACGTTTTTGAAAGTTTGAGCAAAAACCAGACGCAGCGAACTTGCGCAATTATTGGGCGCCGTTATCACGGATCCGTTGTGCGCTTTTTCTCCCCGTCCCAGGTTTCCGCATGCGGATTCCCGAGCGCTGCCCGATGGACGCCTACGACCTGATGCTCAGGTGTTGGGACGCCGAGGCCACACAACGCCCCAACTTCTCGCAGATCTTCCGAGAGGTGTCCAGGCTGAACATGAAACTCCGATGACGGCGTTTTCTAGGGAATGTTTAGAATGGCGGCCGTGTTGGAACATGTACAGATCTTACATTACCCTCCGCACGACTCCCTCTTTGTAATACTACAGATGTGCAAAAAGTCTACTATCCTTTATCTCCAGAACAAAATATGGTTAACCCAGGGGCCTTCTACTCCGGCGCTGTAACCGCCATCTGCATACACCAGAGgcggcctactccagtcctcaagagcccccccccccccccccaaagaggtcagcttttcaggatatccctgcttcagcacagctgggtcaatcagtggctcagtcaaagactgaggcacctgtgcggaagcagggaccgattgagacacttgtgctgaagcagaagagatcctgaaaacctgaggtgtcgagaacccctgggttaaacCCCCTGCTTTGCTTCACGAGGCCTTGCCACCCTCAGCAGCGAATGGGTTAAAACAAAAATGCGTTTCGACCGTTACCGTAGGGGTTCCGTCGAACATAGAACGGGTTAAAAACGGTCATTTCAAAGTAAGGATTACCACGGGACAGAGATTCAATAAAGGGAGCAGATAAAGCAGGAAAACGCC is drawn from Ascaphus truei isolate aAscTru1 chromosome 7, aAscTru1.hap1, whole genome shotgun sequence and contains these coding sequences:
- the LOC142499056 gene encoding tyrosine-protein kinase Fer-like; the encoded protein is MVPAAQRPLARQEWYHGALSRQETQSLLEKDGAFLVRESHGKPGEYVLSVLAGGQCRHFIIQLLNNMYQFELGGSAFPTIPLLIHHHLKGLEVLTKKSQVTLRAPVTKVRWALDHEDVLLGELLGSGNFGEVYSGRLVYDNTPVAVKTCRDCLPPEIKKKFLMEARILRQYDHPNIVTLIGVCASKQPIYIIMELVPGGDFLSFLRREGRRLWVKDLLRFALHAAAGMAYLESKHCIHRDLAARNILVGEGNVLKISDFGLSRQEEDGVYSSTGGIKHVPIKWTALEALKYGRYSTESDVWSYGILLWEIFTFGATPYTGMSNQQALTQVTRGFRMRIPERCPMDAYDLMLRCWDAEATQRPNFSQIFREVSRLNMKLR